TCAAACAAACTCACAATGGCTAAAAGGAAACAAACATACGGTATGCTTGTGTTAAAGAAGAAAGGGCTAGAACCATTCCTATAGGAAATTCCTATAGAAGAATACAAGATTGCTTCTTTAATACAAGTATCTTGTATGCTGTTTTTCTTTTAGCCATTGCACCTGTGAGTTTATTTGATGCTTCTGGACTTTTAAGTGTATGCAAATCCATATGATCATTCCCTGTATCTCCCTTGACAGCAAATGCAACGGTAGAACCTGCTGCTGCAGGTCTTTTTCCAGCCCTTATATTGTTAGTTTCTTCCAATGCTTCTACCTCATCATCATCTTTTTCCACCCCAAATGCCGCATTATTtacaaccttcttcttctcataaGCTTCCTTGATTTTGAGCTCGATTTCAAGTGAGATTTTTTTGGCAAACACCAACATCTCCCTTCATCCCCATTTGGTGTCTCTTGGCTCTAGTTATTCCACCCATTGTAGTCTTCAAACAAAAATCACAAATGACAGCCTTTTTATTGTTTATGTCCTTTAGGGAATTCCATTCCCAAACGATATCAAGGTTGTCACCTATATAGGCTGAACCGGTTGATGAAGCAATGCTTCCAAGAATTGGTTGTTCACTTGGTGGTTGAGATGGTGCCATggtaaaaagaaataagagatcATAGAGAAAAAGTAAAGAGCTGAAAATAATGTTGAGAAGAAATAGGAGAAGAATGGTTAAATTGAGAGGGGAGGGGCACAATTGAAAAggtttaaaagattaaaaaacaaacagaaCTCTGGAACAATGTGAAAAGGGATTAATTCCATTTTCTTCGATTTTGCAATTGTGCCTGCATATGAGCAACTAGTGTGAACTCGCAACTAATAGTTTCTACACCCATCATGTTTGCAAAACTGTGTCACACCCAGTTATCGCGTCACACATGGTCAAAAAAAGGCTATTGCATTCTGCTAACACAACACTTTTAACTACCTagtttaaaatacaataatacaCCATATTATCTACTTTTCTCATAACTGCTTCCAGTTGCCTTCTTTACATATGTCCAAATCACTTCCACTGTTTTTTTATCGTCTTCTCGATAGGTGTCACACCAATATCTCCTCGTATACACTAATTTTGTATCATGTTCTTTCTTGTGTGGTCACACATACATCTTAACATTctcatttgtgtgtgtgtgtgtgttgtggGTGTAGGTGTATTCCCTTTTAAGTCATCAAGATTTGATCGAGTGGGTGGCTTCTTATCTTGGTTATTGGGGGTTGGGGTGGGGTCTTGCTTGGTTTGGGTTGGAACCATGGTTGGGGTTGTAGTGCAGTAGGTGGATTCAGTTGGACAGGTGGAGGTGTTTGATATGGTGTGTTTGGGTTGTAGGGTTGAGGGTAAGGAGTTCATGCGACAGTTGTGATGTACGAGACACGGTAAGTAGGGAATATTTATCGAGGATAATTGGGCCTGTAGTGGGGTTTTCATTGAGGGACCATTCTTTGTTAATAAGCTACATAGTTAatctccctttcttcttcatcaacTTCAATGGATATTTACGGTTAACACTCCTGCCAGAACTGTAGGTCATTTTCACACTCATGCCTGTTTGTACCTTTTTCCCACGATAATGATGTCTGAGAATTTTGATGAAATGCTTTTgatcatttctttttcatataggGGAGGCTTTACCTAGGTAGCTACCTTCCTTAGCCTTAGAGCCTACTATTTGAACATTTGTCTATCCTTCTATAGTTCTCTGTCATATTTGTCATCCTTGAGTTGCAGGAACTTAATTCTTGGACACATGATGCTAATTTTTCTCTGAATCATGGTGTCCATCACCTCCATTGGTTTGTCAATGTACTGATATTTAAAGTACCAAACTTAATTGGGTACTCGTGGAATAGCTTCTTTATCCACATCTGTCCATTAGAATACGAAGATCCTTACTCATTCAATACTAGATTTGGTGTCGATGTAGCAACTCTAGCTAATTTAGCAATATGCTTGGGCCATACAATGCATTACTTCTTGATAACAAATTAACATTACCACATATAATCCATTGTGGTTGATCCACTGTTGTTGCCTTGCCTCTGAAGCAGACCATTGCTGAATCCGTTGGTGATTGGTACTTTGACCGAGAAGCAGTAAAGCGCATTtactgctcttcttttccttgcaGCCCCACTTGCCACAATATGAATTTCAcctgaatataaaaataaagctaTGAGCCCCATTTTTTATTGCAACTTTTATCTCGGATCTTCCTTGGTCGAAGTTCATGAAGGAATATCCTCTCATTTATGTCCGTTGCATGAATTTTGCTTCAATTGATTGAGTTAGAATTAGAGAATATGCTGGGGAGATCATCTTATTCACTTGTATGACATGGGTTCTACAGTCTATAGATAGTAAGAGGCTAAGATCCATGCAGCACGAAGTGTCCCCTTGATCAAGTGATTCAATTGTTATATAACTAACTGTATAATTGATTTGTTAGTTTCTTCttaagtttgtaaaaaaaattattgatccCTGATGCAGCACGCTCGATTTTTGTGAATTACAATATTGATGCTCTATTAGCAACTACAAAATCTCCCAATAAATGCAACCGTAATGAAAAGGGCATGTTGTGCCAGTAGCTTttctttcaataaatatttagtttGACAGAATAGTTccttaaaaatgaaagaatacaaatttaatttcaggatgcACAAAACGTTCGACAAATTAGTCGTAACacattaatctttaaaaaataaacttattatcaaattaatcattCAACTATACAccttaatgataaattattcTCACAAACAAgactaatttgattttttaaagactaaatttgTGACGGCATCAACCATGgctgttttccaaaaaaaagagCATAACTGAGATTGACTTCAGAGTTCAGTTCACACTTCGTTTTGTTGTTGCCAGTTGGTATTTGCCAAATGCTCCACTCCATACTCTCACGCCCTCCCCGGCGCAAACTCCACCCATTCTCCACCGCGGCCGCTGCCGCCATCACCGCCAACAGCGTCCCCGCCGCCGCCGCCCTCCCCTCTTCGTCCTTCAGAATTCAGCCCCCAATCTACCCCTGGCCCCGCCGCCTCACCCCCCACAACCTGGCCTCCCTCATCTCTCGCCAGCACGACCCCGACCTCTCCCTCCAAATCTTTCACCACGCCCACCCCTCCCTCTCCCACGCGCCCCAGCCCCTCCACGCGCTCTTCCTCAAACTCTCACGCGCCCGTCGCTTCTACCACCTCGAATCCCTCCTCACGCACCTCCCCAACCCCCCGCCGGAGCCCCCTCTCACCACCCTTATCCGCGCCTACGGCCTCGCCGGAAAACCCCTCTCCGCCCTCCGCATCTTCCTCAAATTCCAACCCCTCGGCGTCAGGTCCCTCAACGCTCTCCTCAACGCGCTCGTCCAGAACAAACGACACCGTTTGGCGCATTCCGTGTTTAAAAGTTCCACCGAGAAATTCAGGCTTGTGCCGAACGTTGTTAGCTGCAACATTCTGCTCAAGGCGCTGTGTAAGAGGAACGAGGTTGATGTCGCTGTTAGGGTTTTGGATGAAATGAGTTTGATGGGTTTGGTTCCCAATGTGGTTAGTTACAGCACTGTGTTGGGTGGGTTTGTGTTTAAGGGTGATATGGAGAGTGCTATGAGGGTTTTTGGTGAGATTTTGGATAAAGGGTGGATGCCTGATGTAACCTCTTACACTGTTTTGATGAGTGGGTTTTGTAGATTGGGGAAGTTGGTGGATGCAATTAGGATGATGGATTTGATGGAAGAGAATAGGGTTCAACCTAGTGAGGTTACTTATGGTGTTATGATTGAGGCTTATTGTAAAGGGAGGAAGCCAGGGGAGGCGGTGAATTTGCTCGAGGATATGGTTGAGAAGGGGCTTGTGCCGAGTTCAGTGTTGTGTTGTAAGGTGGTTGATTTGTTGTGTGAGGAGGGGAGTGTGGAGAGGGCTTGCGAGGTGTGGAGGGGGGTGGTGAGGAAGGGGTGGAGGGTCGGTGGCGCGGTGGTGAGTACGATCGTGCATTGGCTTTGCAAGGAGGGGAAGGTGGTGGAGGCGAGGGGCGTGTTGGATGAGCTGGAGAAAGGGGAGGTTGCGAGTTTGATGACGTATAACACGCTGATTGCGGGGATGTGCGAGAGAGGACAGCTTTGCGAGGCGGGGAGGCTGTGGGATGAGATGGTGGAGAAGGGCCGTGTTCCGAATGCTTTTACTTATAATGTGTTGATGAAAGGGTTTTGTAAGGTTGGGGATGTGAAGGAGGCTATCAGGGTGCTGGAGGAGATGGTGGAGAGTGGATGCTTGCCTAACAAGTCGACATTCTCAATATTGGTTGATGGGATTTCTCTTTCAGGAGGAAAGAAAGAGGAAATTGACAAGGTAGTTTTGTTGGCCATGACGACTGGAGTTGACGGTGAATGGTGGGATCTTTTCTTAAAACTTGTTGTGGGTAATTTAGATGGCAATGCTTCTGAGCTTGATAGGATATTAACAGAGAATGCGGTGTGATGATGGAAATTCTTTGGGATATGCTGTCGTGTCTGATCTTTGGAAGGTCcgaaggtgatgacaaaaggggATTGAATGCTGGGCACTGTTTATCCAATGTAAAGTCATTCTTATATGTTGTATACTCTCCAGTTAGTAAACTTGAAAGTGTTAATCAATTGATCAGGGACCATTTTCTTACTGGAATTTTGTGCACAATTTGTCTGATTATAATGGCAGACCATTATAGCTGCACATTGACACCAAGTTTGTTACAAAGTTTAATTGTAACTTATGGAAGGTTGACTATGATAACATGGTGACATGAGTGAGTAATCTGTCGTTATTTCAATTACTTCTGTCTATTTCCGAATTGTGGCATTCGTATTTTCAATCTCTAATTCATCTGTTTGCATTGAATTGCAGGTTATTTCTTTTGTAGTCTGCCCAAGACTGGAAATGGATGACTAAACAAAGGGAATTGATGAATGTTTTGGTATGTTGCATTACATGATTTCTTTTGTGACATGCTTAAAGAATGATATGGGTTTGGGAAATTGAGCCTGAGTTGTTTAATAACTTGATTTTACAGGTTCCAAATGTTTGACAAGTTTCATTCCATTACTGCTTGTTGAGTGAGTCTGTGTTCTGTTTGAAGTTGTACTAGTGAAAGATATTCAAATCATTGGATGGTTCAACTCTAGAACTGTTTGTATTTTCCATTTCCAAAAATGTATGTAAAAATGAGTCGCCTCTTAGTTGGTTTCCTAGTAAGTTGCAGCTATGATAGGCCACTGTGAGGCTGTGAGCTAGACTTTCTTGTTGATGCTATTCTTGGCTTGCTTGTAAACCTGTTGGAGAATGATGGCAATTACAAGTGATTC
This region of Glycine max cultivar Williams 82 chromosome 7, Glycine_max_v4.0, whole genome shotgun sequence genomic DNA includes:
- the LOC100803526 gene encoding pentatricopeptide repeat-containing protein At5g16420, mitochondrial; amino-acid sequence: MLHSILSRPPRRKLHPFSTAAAAAITANSVPAAAALPSSSFRIQPPIYPWPRRLTPHNLASLISRQHDPDLSLQIFHHAHPSLSHAPQPLHALFLKLSRARRFYHLESLLTHLPNPPPEPPLTTLIRAYGLAGKPLSALRIFLKFQPLGVRSLNALLNALVQNKRHRLAHSVFKSSTEKFRLVPNVVSCNILLKALCKRNEVDVAVRVLDEMSLMGLVPNVVSYSTVLGGFVFKGDMESAMRVFGEILDKGWMPDVTSYTVLMSGFCRLGKLVDAIRMMDLMEENRVQPSEVTYGVMIEAYCKGRKPGEAVNLLEDMVEKGLVPSSVLCCKVVDLLCEEGSVERACEVWRGVVRKGWRVGGAVVSTIVHWLCKEGKVVEARGVLDELEKGEVASLMTYNTLIAGMCERGQLCEAGRLWDEMVEKGRVPNAFTYNVLMKGFCKVGDVKEAIRVLEEMVESGCLPNKSTFSILVDGISLSGGKKEEIDKVVLLAMTTGVDGEWWDLFLKLVVGNLDGNASELDRILTENAV